In Amycolatopsis sulphurea, one genomic interval encodes:
- a CDS encoding glycosyltransferase, producing MPVISVITAVYHGGHHFLREAYNSLVAQKLPNGWSWQWCIQEDGDTGLPADEIPNDERVSYGIGLGGRTGVARTMALARASGMYVRTLDADDMLLPGALTRDIETLDSVPWCTSACVDLLPSGKIVPGPYDPTPGLLDPGRFYREHEADRLSVQAVTFAAHTDLIWALGGWPALTGAETDGLLLAAEAVAQGAFIGEPGLIYRKHAAQTTASDRYWHADEAKARKDAVRHRARALRRTNWSWNPRQPVPASA from the coding sequence ATGCCGGTAATTAGTGTCATTACCGCCGTATACCATGGTGGTCACCATTTCCTACGGGAGGCGTACAATTCCCTAGTCGCGCAGAAGCTTCCTAACGGCTGGTCCTGGCAATGGTGCATCCAGGAAGATGGCGATACCGGTCTGCCCGCCGACGAGATCCCAAACGACGAGCGAGTGTCATACGGAATTGGCCTTGGTGGACGAACAGGAGTTGCCCGGACGATGGCGCTTGCCCGCGCATCTGGGATGTACGTTCGAACGCTAGACGCCGACGACATGTTGCTTCCGGGCGCACTCACTCGTGACATTGAAACCCTGGATAGCGTGCCGTGGTGCACTTCTGCGTGTGTAGACCTCCTGCCGAGCGGCAAGATCGTGCCGGGTCCATACGACCCCACGCCGGGACTGCTCGATCCAGGTCGCTTCTACCGCGAACATGAGGCTGACCGATTGTCCGTGCAGGCAGTGACCTTCGCGGCGCACACGGATCTAATTTGGGCGCTCGGTGGCTGGCCAGCATTGACCGGCGCGGAGACGGACGGACTACTCCTTGCCGCCGAAGCCGTAGCCCAAGGGGCATTCATCGGAGAGCCGGGCCTTATCTACCGGAAGCACGCTGCCCAAACGACGGCATCCGACCGGTATTGGCATGCAGACGAAGCGAAAGCACGCAAGGACGCGGTTCGTCATAGAGCCCGCGCGCTCCGGCGGACCAACTGGTCCTGGAATCCTCGCCAGCCGGTCCCAGCCAGTGCCTAG
- a CDS encoding sigma-70 family RNA polymerase sigma factor, protein MSVQTLERETRGIRERGIPAPQTQEPVSVGALTDADLDAQSPAADLVRVYLNGIGKTALLTAADEVELAKRIEAGVFAQHMLDTAENLTGQRRRELSALVRDGHRAKNHLLEANLRLVVSLAKRYTGRGMPLLDLIQEGNLGLIRAVEKFDYSKGFKFSTYATWWIRQAITRGMADQGRTIRLPVHLVEQVNKLARIRRDLHQQLGRDATHEELAAESGIPEHKISDLLDQSRDPVSLDMPVGTEEDAPLGDFIEDSEATDAESAVISGLLQDDMRRVLATLDDREQHVIRLRYGLDDGQPRTLDQIGKHFGLSRERVRQIEREVMSKLRQGERADRLRAYAS, encoded by the coding sequence ATGTCAGTCCAGACTCTCGAACGCGAAACGCGCGGGATTCGTGAGCGCGGGATCCCAGCACCGCAGACCCAGGAGCCGGTGAGCGTGGGGGCGCTCACCGACGCCGACCTCGACGCGCAGAGCCCGGCCGCCGATCTGGTGCGCGTGTACCTCAACGGCATCGGCAAGACCGCGCTGCTCACCGCGGCCGACGAGGTCGAGCTCGCGAAGCGGATCGAGGCCGGCGTGTTCGCCCAGCACATGCTGGACACCGCCGAGAACCTCACCGGCCAGCGCCGCCGGGAGCTGTCCGCGCTCGTGCGCGACGGCCACCGCGCCAAGAACCACCTGCTGGAGGCCAACCTCCGGCTGGTCGTGTCGCTGGCCAAGCGCTACACCGGCCGCGGCATGCCGCTGCTGGACCTGATCCAGGAGGGGAACCTGGGCCTGATCCGCGCGGTGGAGAAGTTCGACTACTCCAAGGGATTCAAGTTCTCCACCTACGCCACCTGGTGGATCCGGCAGGCCATCACCCGCGGCATGGCCGACCAGGGCCGCACCATCCGGCTCCCGGTGCACCTCGTCGAGCAGGTCAACAAGCTCGCCCGGATCCGGCGCGACCTGCACCAGCAGCTCGGCCGGGACGCCACACACGAGGAACTGGCGGCGGAATCGGGCATCCCCGAGCACAAGATCTCCGACCTGCTCGACCAGTCCCGCGACCCGGTCAGTCTCGACATGCCGGTCGGCACCGAGGAGGACGCGCCGCTCGGCGACTTCATCGAGGACTCCGAGGCCACCGACGCGGAAAGCGCCGTCATTTCCGGGCTGCTGCAGGACGACATGCGCCGCGTACTCGCCACCCTCGACGACCGCGAACAGCACGTCATCCGGCTCCGCTACGGCCTCGACGACGGCCAGCCCCGCACCCTCGACCAGATCGGCAAGCACTTCGGCCTCTCCCGCGAACGCGTCCGCCAGATCGAACGCGAGGTCATGTCGAAGCTCCGCCAAGGCGAGCGAGCCGACCGGCTGCGCGCGTACGCCAGCTGA
- a CDS encoding MFS transporter, translating into MPELSHRRRQLVLAVCCLSLFIVGLDNTIVNLALPAIQRELGASVSSLQWTIDAYTLVLASLLMLSGSTADRIGRRRTFQTGLVLFGLGSLLCGLAPNPGLLIAFRAVQAVGGSMLNPVAMSIITNTFTEPRERARAIGVWGGVVGLSMAVGPVVGGALVASAGWRSIFWINVPVVLAAVVLTAVFVPESRAPRARRLDPVGQLLVMVFLAGLTYGIIEGRDAGYGAPYIMVSFGLALVALVMLVPYARRRAEPLLELRFFRSAPFSGATVIAVCAFAALAGFLFVNTLYLQESRGYSALHAGLLTLPMAVVTAVAAPLSGWIVGTRGARFPLVLAGAAIAASAGLLATITVDTPLWWLMLAYVLFGLGFGMVNAPITNAAVSGMPRAQAGVAAAIASTSRQVGASLGVAVIGAVVTGGVHGGFGAGLAEASHAGWWIIAGCGLLVLMLGLVTTSARARAGASRVAAELDPEPVATG; encoded by the coding sequence ATGCCGGAGCTGAGCCACCGGCGGCGGCAGCTGGTCCTCGCGGTCTGCTGTCTGAGCCTGTTCATCGTGGGCCTGGACAACACCATCGTGAATCTGGCGCTGCCCGCGATCCAGCGCGAACTCGGCGCGTCCGTGTCCAGCCTGCAATGGACCATCGACGCGTACACGCTGGTGCTGGCCAGCCTGCTGATGCTGTCCGGATCCACCGCGGACCGGATCGGCCGGCGCCGCACCTTCCAGACCGGGCTGGTGCTGTTCGGTCTCGGTTCGCTGCTGTGCGGGCTGGCGCCGAACCCCGGGCTGCTCATCGCGTTCCGCGCGGTGCAGGCGGTCGGCGGGTCGATGCTCAACCCGGTCGCGATGTCCATCATCACCAACACCTTCACCGAACCCCGCGAACGCGCCCGCGCGATCGGCGTCTGGGGCGGGGTGGTCGGCCTGAGCATGGCGGTCGGCCCGGTCGTCGGCGGGGCGCTGGTCGCGTCGGCGGGGTGGCGGTCGATCTTCTGGATCAACGTCCCGGTCGTGCTCGCCGCGGTGGTGCTGACCGCGGTGTTCGTGCCGGAATCACGTGCGCCGCGGGCGCGCCGGCTCGACCCGGTGGGGCAGCTGCTGGTGATGGTGTTCCTGGCCGGGCTGACCTACGGGATCATCGAGGGCCGAGACGCCGGGTACGGCGCCCCGTACATCATGGTGTCCTTCGGGCTGGCGCTGGTCGCGCTGGTGATGCTCGTACCGTATGCACGACGGCGCGCGGAACCGTTGCTGGAGTTGAGGTTCTTCCGCAGTGCCCCGTTCTCCGGGGCCACCGTGATCGCGGTCTGCGCGTTTGCGGCGCTCGCCGGGTTCCTCTTCGTCAACACGCTCTACCTGCAGGAGAGCCGGGGCTACAGCGCTTTGCACGCCGGGCTGCTGACCTTGCCGATGGCGGTGGTGACGGCGGTCGCGGCGCCGCTGTCCGGGTGGATCGTGGGCACCCGCGGGGCGCGGTTCCCGCTCGTGCTGGCGGGTGCGGCGATCGCGGCGTCGGCGGGGCTGCTCGCGACGATCACCGTGGACACCCCGTTGTGGTGGCTGATGCTCGCCTACGTGCTCTTCGGGCTCGGGTTCGGCATGGTCAACGCGCCGATCACGAACGCGGCGGTGTCCGGGATGCCGCGGGCGCAGGCCGGGGTGGCCGCCGCGATCGCGTCGACGAGCCGTCAGGTGGGGGCCTCGCTCGGGGTCGCGGTGATCGGCGCGGTGGTGACCGGTGGGGTACACGGCGGGTTCGGGGCGGGGCTGGCCGAGGCGAGTCACGCCGGATGGTGGATTATCGCCGGATGCGGGCTGCTGGTGCTGATGCTGGGTCTGGTCACGACGAGCGCGCGGGCGCGGGCGGGAGCGAGCCGGGTCGCGGCGGAGCTGGATCCGGAACCGGTGGCCACGGGATGA
- a CDS encoding GntR family transcriptional regulator, giving the protein RGAIRVLRDTGIVEVIRPKGTFIRTPPTRTVREPSSRYQWEKDRALLSREERLSTGASEKESGLDTADLEFSAKYEKTISDEYISGRLGVEEGTQVLKRTYSTTSIKSGSVIGRSNSYIPLDIVDGNPDLLDDRNEPWPGGTQHQLSTVGVEVDSISDRILARVPTVDERESMKIPEGTPLFVIEKTSIDIAGRIVEFSSILLPADRAELKYSIPLKRWKKGQHAGN; this is encoded by the coding sequence CGAGGGGCGATCCGAGTCCTTCGAGACACAGGGATCGTGGAGGTCATTCGTCCAAAAGGCACGTTCATACGAACGCCGCCGACTCGAACAGTCCGCGAACCCAGTTCGCGCTACCAGTGGGAGAAGGATAGAGCACTACTGTCCCGCGAAGAGCGACTATCAACGGGGGCCAGCGAAAAAGAGAGCGGGCTCGACACCGCCGATCTTGAGTTTTCGGCGAAATATGAAAAAACCATTTCCGATGAATACATTTCCGGCAGGCTTGGAGTAGAGGAAGGCACCCAGGTTCTCAAAAGGACGTACTCCACGACGAGCATTAAATCAGGGTCAGTCATAGGTAGGTCAAACTCGTATATCCCGCTGGATATCGTGGATGGAAACCCGGACCTTCTTGACGATCGTAACGAGCCTTGGCCCGGGGGCACGCAACACCAACTCAGTACCGTAGGCGTCGAGGTAGACTCAATCTCTGATCGGATACTGGCCAGAGTACCAACCGTTGACGAACGTGAATCGATGAAGATTCCCGAAGGTACTCCGCTATTCGTTATCGAAAAAACGTCTATCGACATTGCTGGCCGTATTGTGGAATTTTCGAGCATTCTTCTCCCCGCTGACCGGGCAGAACTCAAGTACTCCATTCCCTTGAAGCGATGGAAAAAGGGGCAACATGCCGGTAATTAG
- a CDS encoding MarR family winged helix-turn-helix transcriptional regulator — MNDEAFRVWARLRAMVLELHDRRSVASAELGMSFIKVKALLKVAAGPLTMRELTDRLSTDRPYTTLVVDELVRRGLAVREPHPEDRRSRVVTATPAGAAAAARAQQILGEPPPQLRALPAAELAALDRITALLVPGPSTADGPHRGVRPRRRLSGS, encoded by the coding sequence ATGAACGACGAGGCGTTCCGGGTGTGGGCCCGGCTGCGGGCGATGGTGCTGGAGCTGCACGATCGGCGCAGCGTCGCCTCCGCGGAGCTGGGCATGAGCTTCATCAAGGTGAAGGCGTTGCTCAAGGTGGCCGCGGGGCCGCTGACCATGCGGGAGCTGACCGATCGGCTGAGCACCGACCGGCCCTACACCACGCTGGTGGTGGACGAGCTGGTGCGCCGCGGGCTGGCGGTCCGGGAGCCGCATCCCGAGGACCGCCGCAGCCGGGTGGTGACCGCGACCCCGGCCGGTGCCGCGGCGGCCGCGCGGGCGCAGCAGATCCTGGGGGAGCCGCCGCCGCAGTTGCGGGCGCTGCCGGCGGCCGAGCTGGCCGCGCTGGACCGGATCACCGCGCTGCTCGTGCCCGGTCCGTCCACTGCGGACGGACCGCACCGAGGGGTCCGTCCGCGGCGTCGCCTCAGCGGAAGCTGA
- a CDS encoding DUF7059 domain-containing protein: MRTNTDLPDLSEDLCARLREAFRRAGYDADGVVAALGGAAHTALGRGEPEPARRASLDAGELGCLIRVFLLGLAEPEKTVSNAFAPLSVSEAVTAGILRPAGNGFAAALDIRPHGDEEGSWWVVSDLDADMLGHAVPEDHVLGVGHASLSLIRATSRRPVNRLLDLGTGNGVQALHATRHARQVTATDVSARALALAAGTFRLNELEVELLRGEWFAPVARRRFDQVVCNPPFVVGPPRVDYTYRDSGLAGDDASALVVRQLPGFLDDGGVGQLLASWLHRRGEDWADRVTRWLPPETDAWFVQRDVADPGLYVGTWLRDEGIDPRSPEGRAKASAWLDWFRENNVQGIGFGFVTLRRANDRTPTVVCEDLRQAYDDPLGPEAANWLDRVEWLRTHNNELLDTAFRVPDTVLLERVDSPGDEGWQTTVRRLHRTDGPGWQHEVDELTTRLLAGCRGLLPLTDLVELLAAAQGLAAEELAAAALPVVRELVRHGMLVPASAR, from the coding sequence GTGCGCACCAACACAGACTTGCCTGATCTGTCCGAGGACCTCTGCGCCCGCCTGCGCGAGGCCTTCCGCCGCGCCGGCTACGACGCCGACGGGGTCGTGGCCGCACTCGGCGGCGCGGCCCACACCGCCCTCGGCCGCGGCGAGCCCGAACCCGCCCGCCGCGCCAGCCTCGACGCGGGAGAGCTGGGCTGCCTCATCCGAGTATTTCTGCTCGGCCTCGCCGAGCCGGAGAAGACCGTCTCGAACGCGTTCGCGCCACTGAGCGTGAGCGAGGCGGTAACGGCAGGCATTCTCCGCCCCGCAGGAAACGGATTCGCTGCGGCGCTGGATATTCGCCCGCACGGTGACGAAGAAGGCTCCTGGTGGGTCGTCTCCGATCTCGACGCCGACATGCTCGGCCACGCCGTGCCCGAAGACCACGTACTCGGTGTCGGGCATGCTTCGCTCAGCCTCATCCGCGCGACGAGCCGTCGTCCGGTGAACCGGTTGCTGGACCTCGGAACCGGCAACGGCGTGCAAGCGCTGCACGCCACCCGGCATGCCCGGCAGGTGACGGCCACCGACGTGTCCGCGCGTGCCCTCGCGCTCGCGGCGGGCACGTTCCGGCTCAACGAGCTGGAGGTGGAACTCTTGCGCGGTGAGTGGTTCGCACCGGTCGCGCGCCGCCGGTTCGACCAAGTGGTGTGCAATCCGCCATTCGTGGTCGGCCCGCCCCGCGTCGACTACACCTACCGGGATTCCGGCCTCGCCGGTGACGACGCCAGCGCACTGGTCGTGCGGCAGCTGCCGGGCTTCCTCGACGACGGCGGCGTCGGTCAGCTGCTCGCCTCGTGGCTGCACCGGCGCGGCGAAGACTGGGCCGACCGCGTGACGCGCTGGTTGCCTCCGGAGACCGACGCGTGGTTCGTCCAACGCGACGTCGCGGATCCGGGTCTATACGTCGGCACCTGGCTACGCGACGAAGGCATCGACCCGCGCTCCCCGGAAGGCCGCGCGAAAGCATCCGCGTGGCTCGATTGGTTCCGGGAGAACAATGTTCAAGGCATCGGCTTCGGGTTCGTCACGCTCCGCCGCGCGAACGACCGGACGCCGACTGTCGTATGCGAAGACCTTCGCCAGGCGTACGACGATCCACTCGGCCCGGAAGCCGCGAACTGGCTCGACCGCGTCGAATGGCTGCGTACGCATAACAACGAACTTCTCGACACTGCGTTCCGTGTCCCCGACACCGTGCTGCTCGAACGCGTCGACTCCCCCGGCGACGAAGGCTGGCAGACGACCGTGCGACGGCTGCACCGCACGGACGGCCCCGGCTGGCAGCACGAAGTCGACGAACTCACCACGCGCCTGCTCGCCGGCTGCCGCGGCTTGCTCCCGCTCACCGACCTGGTGGAGCTTCTTGCCGCCGCGCAAGGATTGGCAGCGGAAGAGCTGGCCGCGGCGGCGCTGCCGGTGGTCCGCGAACTTGTCCGCCACGGCATGCTTGTCCCCGCGTCCGCACGGTGA
- the dtd gene encoding D-aminoacyl-tRNA deacylase, whose translation MRAVVARVTRAKVTVGDEVVGEIGEPGLLVLLGVHADDDSAKAAAMARKLYEMRLLRGEESCATTGAPLLVVSQFTLYGDTRKGRRPSWTAAARPETAAPLVDAVVAGLRERGAAVATGRFGAMMAVESVNDGPYTVLLEV comes from the coding sequence GTGAGGGCGGTGGTGGCGCGGGTCACCCGCGCGAAAGTGACCGTCGGAGACGAGGTCGTCGGCGAGATCGGCGAACCCGGGCTGCTGGTGCTGCTCGGCGTCCACGCTGACGACGACTCGGCGAAAGCGGCCGCGATGGCCCGGAAACTGTACGAAATGCGGCTTTTGCGCGGCGAAGAGTCCTGCGCCACCACCGGCGCGCCCCTGCTCGTGGTGTCCCAATTCACGCTCTACGGCGACACCCGCAAGGGCCGCCGCCCTTCGTGGACCGCCGCTGCACGCCCGGAAACCGCGGCACCGCTCGTCGACGCCGTGGTCGCCGGGCTGCGCGAGCGCGGCGCGGCCGTGGCGACCGGGCGCTTCGGCGCGATGATGGCCGTGGAAAGCGTGAACGACGGTCCGTACACGGTCCTCCTTGAGGTCTAG
- a CDS encoding fumarate hydratase produces MPSTTFQHTEVLPLGKDTTTEYRLVTTDGVETVEAAGRTFLQVDPAALTTLARTAITDIQHLLRTSHLAQLRSIVDDPEASGNDRFVAMDLLRNAAISAGGVLPMCQDTGTAIVIGKRTEGVLSGGDDERALSQGIFDAYQQLNLRYSQMAPLNFWEERNTGTNLPAQIELYHKDSTAEGAGQPSYEFLFMAKGGGSANKTFLYQETKAVLNPKRLARFLDEKLRSLGTAACPPYHLAIVVGGMSAEFTLKAAKLASARYLDNLPAEGSELGHAFRDRDLEQQVLEMTRQFGIGAQFGGKYFCHDVRVIRLPRHGASCPVGVAVSCSADRQAKAKITTEGVFLEQLERDPARFLPEITEDELSEEVVAVDLNRPMTEIRAQLSQLPVKTRLSLTGPLVVARDIAHAKIAERLDAGEEMPQYLRDHPVYYAGPAKTPEGYPSGSFGPTTAGRMDSYVAQFQAAGGSLVMLAKGNRSKQVTAACRKHGGFYLGSIGGPAARLAKDCIKKVDVLEYAELGMEAVWRIEVEDFPAFIVIDDKGTDFFAETSEPVLQISFR; encoded by the coding sequence GTGCCGTCCACCACGTTTCAGCACACCGAAGTCCTGCCGCTGGGCAAGGACACCACCACCGAGTACCGGCTGGTCACCACCGACGGGGTGGAAACCGTCGAGGCCGCGGGCCGGACCTTCCTCCAGGTCGACCCCGCAGCGCTCACCACGCTCGCGCGCACCGCCATCACCGACATCCAGCACCTGCTGCGCACCTCGCACCTGGCCCAGCTGCGCTCGATCGTCGACGACCCCGAGGCCAGCGGCAACGACCGCTTCGTCGCCATGGACCTGCTGCGCAACGCGGCCATCTCGGCCGGCGGCGTGCTCCCCATGTGCCAGGACACCGGCACCGCCATCGTCATCGGCAAACGCACCGAGGGCGTGCTCTCCGGCGGCGACGACGAACGCGCCCTGTCCCAGGGCATCTTCGACGCCTACCAGCAGCTCAACCTGCGCTACTCGCAGATGGCGCCGCTGAACTTCTGGGAAGAACGCAACACCGGCACCAACCTGCCCGCCCAGATCGAGCTGTACCACAAGGACAGCACCGCCGAGGGCGCCGGGCAGCCCAGCTACGAGTTCCTGTTCATGGCCAAGGGCGGCGGCAGCGCCAACAAGACGTTCCTGTACCAGGAGACCAAGGCCGTCCTGAACCCCAAGCGGCTCGCCCGGTTCCTGGACGAGAAGCTGCGCAGCCTCGGCACCGCCGCCTGCCCGCCGTACCACCTGGCGATCGTCGTCGGCGGGATGTCCGCGGAGTTCACCCTGAAGGCCGCGAAGCTGGCGTCGGCCCGCTACCTGGACAATCTGCCCGCCGAAGGCTCGGAACTCGGCCACGCCTTCCGTGACCGCGACCTCGAACAGCAGGTGCTGGAGATGACCCGCCAGTTCGGCATCGGCGCGCAGTTCGGCGGCAAGTACTTCTGCCACGACGTCCGCGTGATCCGGCTCCCCCGGCACGGTGCCAGCTGCCCGGTCGGCGTCGCGGTCAGCTGCTCGGCCGACCGCCAGGCCAAGGCCAAGATCACCACCGAGGGCGTGTTCCTCGAACAGCTCGAACGCGACCCGGCCCGGTTCCTCCCGGAGATCACCGAGGACGAGCTGTCCGAAGAAGTCGTCGCCGTCGACCTGAACCGGCCGATGACCGAGATCCGCGCCCAGCTTTCCCAGCTGCCCGTGAAGACCCGGCTGTCGCTGACCGGCCCGCTGGTGGTGGCCCGCGACATCGCGCACGCGAAGATCGCCGAACGGCTCGACGCCGGCGAGGAGATGCCGCAGTACCTGCGCGACCACCCCGTGTACTACGCGGGCCCGGCCAAGACCCCCGAGGGCTACCCGTCGGGTTCGTTCGGCCCCACCACGGCCGGGCGGATGGACTCCTACGTCGCCCAGTTCCAGGCCGCGGGCGGCTCCCTGGTGATGCTCGCCAAGGGCAACCGCTCGAAGCAGGTCACCGCGGCCTGCCGCAAGCACGGTGGCTTCTACCTCGGCTCGATCGGCGGCCCGGCCGCCCGGCTGGCCAAGGACTGCATCAAAAAGGTCGACGTGCTCGAATACGCCGAACTCGGCATGGAGGCGGTCTGGCGGATCGAGGTCGAGGACTTCCCCGCGTTCATCGTGATCGACGACAAGGGCACCGACTTCTTCGCCGAGACCAGCGAACCGGTCCTGCAGATCAGCTTCCGCTGA